One Bos taurus isolate L1 Dominette 01449 registration number 42190680 breed Hereford chromosome 3, ARS-UCD2.0, whole genome shotgun sequence DNA window includes the following coding sequences:
- the RPS27 gene encoding small ribosomal subunit protein eS27 gives MPLAKDLLHPSPEEEKRKHKKKRLVQSPNSYFMDVKCPGCYKITTVFSHAQTVVLCVGCSTVLCQPTGGKARLTEGCSFRRKQH, from the exons ATGCCT CTCGCAAAGGATCTTCTTCATCCCTCTccagaagaggagaagaggaaacaCAAGAAGAAGCGCCTGGTGCAGAGCCCCAATTCCTATTTCATGGATGTAAAATGCCCAG GATGCTATAAAATCACCACCGTCTTTAGCCATGCACAAACAGTAGTCTTGTGTGTTGGCTGCTCTACTGTCCTCTGCCAGCCTACAGGAGGAAAAGCGAGGCTTACAGAAG gatgCTCTTTCAGACGGAAGCAGCACTAA